The following proteins are encoded in a genomic region of Gossypium hirsutum isolate 1008001.06 chromosome D05, Gossypium_hirsutum_v2.1, whole genome shotgun sequence:
- the LOC107905782 gene encoding uncharacterized protein, whose product MSMTTSSSSAFKLICLLHSAVALSSGALMMFDMKGIYTFTHGIETATKLLGSSPHDQLLIRTSDSFSGLLLFAIGFLLFMVSFVKDKSFQSFFAKGCTVLHVIVAMWRFWFERRVEDLAWDWLRQTVGDILLGLSWVFFLVYSWREKYD is encoded by the coding sequence ATGTCGATGACCACATCATCATCGTCAGCCTTCAAGCTGATCTGTCTCCTCCACTCGGCGGTCGCCTTATCAAGCGGCGCGCTCATGATGTTCGACATGAAGGGAATCTACACCTTCACCCACGGGATCGAGACCGCCACGAAACTCCTGGGCTCCTCCCCGCACGATCAGCTGTTGATCCGGACATCCGATTCTTTCTCGGGTTTACTCCTGTTCGCGATTGGGTTCTTGCTGTTCATGGTCTCTTTTGTGAAAGACAAAAGCTTTCAATCCTTCTTTGCCAAAGGCTGCACGGTCTTGCATGTTATCGTGGCCATGTGGAGGTTCTGGTTCGAGAGAAGAGTGGAGGATTTGGCTTGGGATTGGCTTAGACAAACTGTTGGCGACATTTTATTGGgtctctcttgggttttctttttgGTTTACTCTTGGAGAGAAAAGTATGATTAG
- the LOC107905781 gene encoding 50S ribosomal protein L21, mitochondrial, with product MAHRRCLLSLARHATAIISQKKMPPLSAVEVLTRKPNPAITIPNSELSWFSFWSHSRHFSSSKSEDSETEVEVEMEEASDVEAENDNAASDLGRDYSPEEKEAEAVAIGYKVLGPLQRSDRVFKDYEPVFAVVQIGSHQFKVSNGDSIFTERLKFCEVNDKLILNKVLLLGSPTQTIIGRPILPDAAVHAVVEEHALDAKVIIFKKKRRKNYRRTKGHRQELTKLRITDIQGIEKQEIKTDGKPLKAAVKNPEKIAAAV from the exons ATGGCTCATCGACGGTGCCTCCTATCACTGGCCCGCCACGCCACGGCTATCATTTCTCAGAAAAAGATGCCGCCTCTGTCCGCCGTCGAAGTCCTAACCCGAAAACCGAATCCGGCAATAACCATCCCCAATTCGGAGCTCTCATGGTTTAGCTTCTGGTCCCATTCTCGTCACTTCTCATCCAGCAAAAGCGAAGATAGCGAGACCGAAGTGGAAGTGGAAATGGAAGAGGCCAGCGATGTGGAAGCAGAGAACGACAACGCGGCATCGGATTTAGGTAGGGATTACTCGCCTGAGGAGAAGGAGGCGGAGGCTGTTGCTATTGGGTACAAAGTGCTGGGCCCTCTCCAGCGTTCCGACCGGGTATTCAAAGATTATGAGCCAGTTTTCGCAGTGGTTCAG atTGGATCGCACCAGTTTAAGGTGAGCAACGGAGATTCAATTTTCACGGAGAGATTGAAATTCTGCGAAGTCAATGACAAG TTGATTTTGAACAAGGTGCTCTTGCTGGGATCACCTACCCAAACTATTATCGGTAGGCCTATACTTCCGGATGCAGCTGTTCATGCTGTTGTCGAGGAGCAT GCATTAGATGCTAAGGtgattatttttaagaaaaagagaaggaagaattacCGTCGAACCAAAGGACATCGTCAG GAACTGACTAAGTTGAGAATAACCGATATACAAGGAATTGAAAAACAAGAAATCAAAACCGATGGAAAGCCGTTAAAGGCAGCTGTTAAGAATCCAGAGAAGATTGCTGCTGCTGTTTGA
- the LOC107905780 gene encoding callose synthase 11, which translates to MTSLRQRPVPTRGRGANPRSQPPPPMQQVYNIIPVHDLIADHPSLRYPEVRAVASALLRPVLNLPKPPFVTLAPNMDLMDWLGVSFGFQNDNVRNQRENLVLHLANCQMRLQPPPANPDEVDRGVLQSFRKKLLHNYTSWCSFLRVKPHVHLPSRRGNSYDPTRELLYVSLYLLIWGEAANLRFCPELLSYIYHHMAMELTKFLDQHIDEFTGRPFVPSISGDCAFLKSIVMPFYRTIKTEVENSRNGTAPHSAWRNYDDINEYFWSRRCFKTLKWPINYGCNFFDTAPKTERVGKTGFVEQRSFWNVFRSFDRLWILLILFLQASIIVAWTGKKFPWDALKERDVQVDLLTVFITWAGLRFWQSVLDAGTQYSLVSKERVWLGIRMVLKSMAALTWIVVFAVFYQRIWSQKNADRGWYPEADQRIVTFLEAVFVYLIPEMLSILFFVIPWVRNWIEGLDWMVVSWLTWWFHTRTFVGRGLREGLVDNIRYTLFWIVVFLWKFSFSYFLQIKPLVGPTKVLLNLPNVRYNWHQFFGNSNRFAVMLLWTPVVLIYFVDLQIWYLVFSSFVGATNGLFSHLGEIRNMEQLRLRFQFFASAMQFNLMPEDQLLSPKATLVKKFRDAIHRLKLRYGLGQPYKKIESSQVEATRFALIWNEIIITLREEDLISDREVELMELPPNCWNIRVIRWPCFLLCNEFLLALSQAKELADAPDLWLWVKICKNEYGRCAVIEAYDSIKHVLLTLIRYGTEEYNIVLTLFEKIDFCVQNGQLTASYKMAVLQKIHGKLVSLIDLLVKQKNDLSQTVNLLQALYELCVREFPKKQRPIYELMEEGLAPKNVAADGLLFENAINIPDAEDADFYKQLRRLQTILTSKDSMHNVPLNLEARRRIAFFSNSLFMNMPHAPNVEKMMAFSVLTPYYDEDVLYKKGMLQDENEDGISTLFYLQKIYEDEWRNFIERMHREGMDDDEDDIWREKLRDLRLWASYRGQTLSRTVRGMMYYYRALKMLSFLDSASEMDIRMGTQEIATHHSLNNRNRDAIKLPTAKKFNRAVSGVSLLFKGHEYGFALMKFTYVVTCQLYGRQKAKGESHAEEILFLMKNNEALRVAYVDEVELGRNEVEYYSVLVKYDQQLQREVEIYRIRLPGPLKLGEGKPENQNHAIIFTRGDAIQTIDMNQDNYFEEALKMRNLLEEFKTNYGIRKPTILGVRENVFTGSVSSLARFMSAQETSFVTLGQRVLANPLKVRMHYGHPDVFDRFWFLTRGGISKASRVINISEDIFAGFNCTLRGGNVTHHEYIQVGKGRDVGLNQISMFEAKVASGNGEQILSRDVYRLGHRLDFFRMFSFFFSTVGHYFNTMVVVLTVYTFLWGRLYLALSGVEGGAKNQSISSEAVGTILNQQFVIQLGLFTALPMVVENSLEHGFLPAIWDFLKMQLQLASFFFTFSMGTRTHFFGRTILHGGAKYRATGRGFVVEHKRFAENYRLYARSHFVKAIELGVILAVYASYSPLAKDSFVYIALTISSWFLVVSWIMSPFVFNPSGFDWLKTVYDFDDFINWIWSSGGAASEANKSWEIWWYEEQHHLRTTGLWGKLLEIILDLRFFFFQYGIVYQLGIAGKRTSVAVYLVSWTFMIVAVGIYVVIAYAQDKYAAKKHIYYRVVQLVVIVLTVLVIVLLLEFTPFKFTDLVTSLMAFIPTGWGLILIAQVLRPFLQSTVVWDTVVSLARLYDLLFGLIVIAPVALVSWLPGFQAMQTRILFNEAFSRGLQISRIISGKKSTA; encoded by the exons ATGACTTCTTTAAGGCAACGCCCTGTTCCCACGCGCGGCCGTGGTGCAAACCCACGCTCGCAGCCGCCGCCGCCTATGCAacaggtttacaacataatcccTGTCCACGACCTTATAGCAGACCACCCGTCGCTTCGATACCCGGAAGTACGCGCAGTCGCGTCGGCCCTGTTACGTCCGGTTTTAAACCTTCCGAAACCACCGTTCGTAACGTTGGCGCCAAACATGGACCTGATGGACTGGTTAGGCGTCTCCTTCGGTTTCCAAAACGACAACGTTCGGAACCAAAGGGAAAACCTCGTCCTCCACTTAGCCAACTGCCAAATGCGCCTACAACCGCCTCCTGCGAACCCCGACGAAGTCGACCGCGGCGTCCTCCAAAGTTTTCGCAAGAAGTTACTCCACAACTACACTTCATGGTGCTCTTTCCTCCGCGTCAAACCCCACGTCCACCTCCCCTCGCGCCGGGGAAACAGCTACGACCCAACCCGGGAGCTCCTCTACGTTTCACTGTACCTCTTAATCTGGGGAGAAGCCGCTAATCTCCGCTTCTGTCCGGAGCTCCTCTCTTACATTTACCACCACATGGCGATGGAATTAACCAAGTTTCTGGATCAACACATCGATGAATTTACCGGGAGGCCCTTCGTGCCTTCGATTTCAGGTGACTGTGCTTTCTTGAAATCCATCGTTATGCCATTTTACCGAACGATTAAAACGGAAGTAGAGAATAGCAGGAACGGAACTGCGCCGCATTCGGCTTGGAGAAATTACGATGATATAAACGAGTATTTCTGGAGTAGAAGGTGTTTTAAGACCTTGAAATGGCCGATTAATTATGGGTGTAATTTCTTTGATACGGCACCAAAGACTGAAAGAGTTGGGAAAACTGGGTTTGTAGAGCAACGATCATTTTGGAATGTGTTTAGGAGCTTTGATCGACTGTGgattttattaattctatttttacAGGCTTCCATTATTGTTGCTTGGACCGGGAAGAAGTTTCCCTGGGATGCTTTGAAGGAAAGGGATGTTCAGGTGGACTTGTTGACGGTTTTTATTACATGGGCCGGTCTTCGGTTTTGGCAGTCAGTGCTTGATGCCGGGACTCAGTACAGTTTGGTATCCAAGGAGAGGGTGTGGCTGGGAATACGGATGGTATTGAAGAGTATGGCTGCTTTGACTTGGATTGTTGTGTTTGCAGTTTTCTATCAGAGGATTTGGAGTCAGAAGAATGCTGATAGGGGTTGGTATCCAGAAGCAGACCAAAGGATTGTTACCTTTCTCGAGGCTGTCTTTGTGTATCTTATTCCGGAGATGTTGTCGATATTGTTTTTTGTGATTCCTTGGGTTAGGAATTGGATTGAAGGGTTGGATTGGATGGTGGTCTCTTGGTTGACATGGTGGTTTCATACTCGGACTTTCGTCGGACGTGGACTGAGGGAAGGTTTGGTTGATAATATCAGGTACACTTTGTTTTGGATTGTGGTATTTCTTTGGAAGTTCTCATTCAGTTATTTTCTTCAAATAAAGCCCCTGGTTGGTCCTACAAAGGTGCTTTTGAATCTTCCTAATGTAAGGTATAACTGGCATCAGTTTTTTGGTAATAGTAATAGATTTGCTGTTATGTTGCTGTGGACGCCTGTTGTTCTCatctattttgtagatttgcaaATCTGGTATTTGGTTTTTTCGTCCTTTGTGGGTGCGACGAATGGGTTGTTTTCTCATTTGGGTGAAATCAGGAATATGGAGCAGCTTAGACTTAGGTTTCAGTTCTTTGCAAGTGCAATGCAGTTTAATCTTATGCCTGAGGATCAGCTGCTGAGTCCCAAAGCAACACTGGTGAAGAAATTCCGCGATGCAATTCATCGACTGAAGCTTAGATATGGACTTGGTCAGCCGTACAAGAAGATTGAATCAAGCCAAGTGGAAGCAACAAGGTTTGCTTTGATATGGAATGAAATAATTATTACTTTGAGGGAGGAAGATCTCATTAGTGATAGAGAAGTTGAGCTCATGGAACTGCCACCTAATTGTTGGAATATTAGGGTAATTCGATGGCCCTGTTTTCTCCTCTGCAATGAGTTTCTTCTTGCTCTCAGTCAGGCAAAAGAGCTGGCAGATGCACCTGACTTGTGGCTTTGGGTGAAGATATGCAAGAATGAGTATGGGCGGTGTGCTGTTATTGAAGCTTATGACAGCATCAAGCATGTGCTTCTTACCCTCATTAGATATGGTACAGAAGAGTATAACATAGTCTTAACATTGTTTGAGAAGATAGACTTCTGCGTGCAGAACGGGCAGTTAACTGCATCATACAAGATGGCTGTGCTACAGAAAATTCATGGCAAACTAGTATCACTTATTGATCTTCTAGTGAAACAGAAAAATGATCTAAGTCAGACAGTAAATCTATTGCAGGCACTCTATGAACTTTGTGTTCGAGAATTCCCTAAGAAGCAGAGGCCCATTTATGAGTTGATGGAGGAAGGTTTGGCACCCAAAAATGTGGCAGCTGATGGTCTGCTTTTTGAGAATGCTATCAACATTCCTGATGCTGAGGATGCTGATTTCTATAAGCAGCTGAGGCGTTTGCAAACAATTCTTACTTCGAAGGATTCAATGCATAATGTTCCTCTGAATCTGGAGGCTAGGAGGCGCATTGCTTTCTTTAGCAACTCACTGTTCATGAACATGCCTCATGCCCCTAATGTAGAGAAAATGATGGCTTTCAGTGTTTTGACTCCGTactatgatgaagatgttttGTATAAGAAAGGGATGCTTCAAGACGAAAATGAAGATGGAATTTCTACATTGTTCTATCTTCAAAAGATATACGAGGATGAGTGGAGAAATTTTATAGAACGGATGCATAGGGAAGGGAtggatgatgatgaagatgatattTGGAGAGAAAAGCTGAGGGATCTTCGTCTTTGGGCATCATATAGAGGACAGACATTATCTCGTACAGTTAGGGGAATGATGTATTACTACAGGGCTCTTAAAATGCTTTCGTTTCTTGATTCAGCATCTGAGATGGACATACGAATGGGAACACAAGAAATTGCTACACATCATTCTTTAAACAACAGAAATCGTGATGCTATTAAGCTACCGACTGCAAAGAAATTTAACCGAGCGGTTAGTGGTGTAAGTTTATTGTTCAAGGGACATGAGTATGGATTTGCTTTAATGAAATTCACCTATGTAGTCACCTGCCAGTTGTATGGACGACAAAAGGCTAAGGGAGAGAGCCATGCTGAGGAAATTCTGTTTTTGATGAAAAACAATGAAGCTCTTCGAGTTGCATATGTAGATGAGGTTGAGTTAGGGAGAAATGAGGTTGAGTATTACTCTGTTCTAGTAAAGTATGATCAACAGCTGCAGAGGGAGGTAGAGATTTATCGCATTAGGTTACCAGGACCCTTGAAACTTGGGGAAGGAAAACCGGAGAACCAGAATCATGCCATAATTTTCACTCGAGGTGATGCAATTCAGACCATTGACATGAATCAAGACAATTATTTTGAGGAAGCACTGAAGATGCGGAATTTGTTGGAGGAGTTCAAGACCAATTATGGTATTAGGAAGCCAACTATTCTTGGAGTTCGTGAGAATGTCTTCACAG GTTCGGTTTCGTCACTTGCACGGTTTATGTCTGCTCAAGAAACAAGTTTTGTGACCCTTGGTCAGCGTGTTCTAGCTAACCCGTTGAAGGTGAGAATGCACTACGGTCACCCGGATGTGTTTGATCGATTCTGGTTCTTGACTAGGGGTGGGATTAGTAAAGCTTCTAGGGTGATTAATATCAGTGAGGACATATTTGCAGGCTTCAACTGCACTTTGAGAGGTGGTAATGTAACTCACCATGAATATATACAGGTGGGTAAAGGAAGGGATGTGGGATTGAATCAGATATCTATGTTTGAGGCCAAGGTTGCAAGTGGCAATGGTGAGCAGATATTAAGTAGAGATGTCTACCGGTTGGGTCATAGGTTGGACTTCTTTCggatgttttcttttttcttctcaacTGTTGGGCACTACTTTAACACAATGGTGGTTGTACTGACTGTTTATACATTTTTATGGGGTCGCCTCTATCTCGCCCTTAGTGGTGTTGAAGGTGGAGCCAAGAATCAAAGTATCAGCAGTGAGGCTGTTGGAACAATCTTGAATCAGCAGTTCGTAATACAGCTTGGTCTGTTCACTGCCCTTCCAATGGTTGTCGAGAACTCTCTTGAACATGGGTTTCTTCCGGCAATTTGGGACTTCTTGAAAATGCAATTGCAGCTGGCatcattttttttcactttctCTATGGGAACTCGAACCCATTTCTTTGGTCGGACCATCCTTCATGGGGGGGCCAAATACCGAGCCACTGGACGTGGTTTTGTGGTTGAGCATAAGCGCTTTGCAGAAAATTATCGACTTTATGCTCGAAGTCATTTTGTCAAGGCAATTGAGCTTGGTGTTATTCTAGCAGTGTATGCTTCTTATAGCCCACTCGCTAAGGATTCATTTGTTTATATAGCATTGACCATTTCAAGTTGGTTCCTTGTTGTGTCATGGATAATGTCCCCTTTTGTGTTCAACCCGTCTGGCTTCGATTGGCTGAAGACAGTGTATGATTTTGACGATTTTATAAATTGGATATGGTCTAGTGGTGGTGCAGCTTCAGAAGCCAATAAGAGCTGGGAAATATGGTGGTACGAGGAACAACACCATTTAAGAACAACCGGTCTGTGGGGAAAGCTTCTAGAGATAATTTTAGACCTTCGCTTCTTCTTCTTCCAGTACGGTATTGTGTATCAGTTGGGCATTGCTGGCAAGAGAACCAGTGTAGCTGTTTACCTGGTATCTTGGACGTTCATGATTGTGGCTGTTGGGATCTATGTGGTTATAGCATATGCCCAAGACAAATATGCTGCCAAAAAGCACATCTACTATCGAGTTGTTCAGCTTGTAGTCATTGTACTTACGGTGCTTGTGATTGTCTTATTGCTAGAGTTCACTCCGTTTAAGTTTACTGATCTCGTTACAAGTCTTATGGCATTCATTCCTACGGGATGGGGTCTGATATTAATTGCCCAAGTTCTTAGACCTTTTCTGCAATCCACTGTGGTGTGGGATACTGTAGTTTCCTTGGCACGGCTTTATGATCTGTTGTTTGGATTGATTGTCATAGCTCCTGTGGCATTGGTATCGTGGTTGCCTGGATTCCAAGCCATGCAGACAAGAATCTTATTCAATGAGGCATTCAGCAGAGGTTTGCAGATTTCTCGCATTATTTCCGGCAAAAAGTCCACAGCATGA
- the LOC107903188 gene encoding CASP-like protein 1C1 has protein sequence MAKTKRIIITILLRLLAFGATLSATVVMVTSHESAKVMNIKFSAKFSNSPTFKFYVTAEAIATGYGLIVLFLSSRRSVDRLIMILDVVIALILTSSISAALAVAQIGKKGDSHAGWLPVCNQVPKFCDHVTGALIAGFVAAIAYLVLNLYSLHVFLTPLFPV, from the exons ATGGCCAAAACCAAGAGAATCATCATCACCATTCTCCTAAGGCTTCTAGCTTTTGGTGCGACTCTTTCTGCAACCGTAGTAATGGTTACGAGCCATGAGTCTGCCAAGGTTATGAACATAAAATTCTCAGCAAAGTTCAGCAACTCACCAACATTCAA GTTTTATGTGACAGCGGAGGCAATTGCAACCGGGTACGGCCTTATAGTTCTCTTCCTGTCTTCAAGAAGGTCGGTTGATCGCCTGATTATGATTCTAGATGTGGTCATAGCGTTGATACTAACTTCGAGCATCTCAGCTGCTTTGGCAGTAGCTCAGATAGGCAAGAAAGGGGACAGTCATGCAGGTTGGCTGCCCGTTTGCAACCAAGTTCCAAAATTCTGCGACCATGTCACCGGCGCCCTTATAGCTGGTTTTGTTGCAGCGATAGCTTACTTGGTGCTCAATCTGTATTCTCTTCACGTTTTCCTCACTCCCCTTTTCCCAGTGTAA
- the LOC107905779 gene encoding protein LOL2: MAQMAQMVCGSCRQLLSYPEGTRQAKCSCCETVNFVLEAHQVGLVRCDSCALLLMYPYGSPSVKCSSCLSVTEIGEHNRRPPWSVQQGQPTPPNSVH; the protein is encoded by the exons ATGGCTCAAATGGCTCAAATGGTTTGTGGCTCTTGTCGTCAATTGCTTTCATATCCTGAAGGAACTCGGCAAGCTAAATGTTCATGTTGCGAAACAGTCAACTTTGTACTTGAAG CTCATCAGGTTGGACTGGTTAGGTGTGACAGTTGTGCATTGTTGCTGATGTACCCCTATGGGTCTCCGTCAGTCAAATGTTCATCTTGCCTTTCTGTGACAGAAATTGGG GAACACAATAGGCGCCCTCCATGGTCTGTTCAACAGGGGCAACCAACCCCTCCCAACTCTGTGCATTAA